TTGCCACCGGTCACGAGCGCCACCTTGCCGTCCAGAGATCCCATCCTGCCTCCTGGTTCGAGAATCGAGCGTCCGGAGTATTGCGCAGGTGTGAGCGCTCGGCTAGCGTGCCGGCCCATGGCCGGACTCGAGCTGGACGCGGTTTCGAAGGTGTATGCGAACGGCCAGCGCGCGGTCGATCGTGTCAGTCTGGCGGTCGAAGCCGGTCGCTTCCTGGTGCTGGTGGGCCCCTCGGGCTGCGGCAAGTCGAGCCTGTTGCGCATGATTGCCGGGCTCGAGGCGGTGAGCGAAGGCGCGATCCGATTCGAAGATCGAGTGCTCAACGAACTGCCACCCCGCGAGCGCGATGTCGCGATGGTGTTCCAGAACTACGCGCTCTACCCGCACATGAGCGTGTTCCAGAACCTCGCGTTCGGACTCGAGCTGCGCCGCATGCCGCGCGCCGACATCGAGCGCATCGTGCGGGAGACCGCCTCGACGCTGGGGCTCGAGGCCAAGCTGCCGCGACTGCCGCGCGAGTTGTCGGGCGGTGAACGCCAGCGCGTCGCACTCGGTCGCGCGCTGGTGCGGCGCCCCAAGCTGTTCCTGTTCGACGAGCCGCTCTCGAACCTCGATGCCAAGCTGCGCGTGCAGATGCGCGGCGAGATCCATCGCATCCACCAGCGCGTCGAGGCGACCATGGTGTACGTGACGCACGATCAAGTGGAAGCCATGACGCTCGGCGAGCGCATCGCCGTCCTCAAAGGTGGCGTACTCCAGCAGCTCGCGGATCCCGACACGCTCTACCATCGACCCGCGAATCAGTTCGTGGCCGGCTTCATCGGCAGCCCGCCCATGAACCTGCTGGCGGCACGATGCGACGCAGAAAGTGGCGTAACGATCGGCGAGTCCGCCACCAACGAGGCCGGCCGCGTCACGCTGTCACCCGCACCCGAGTGGTTCGCGCAGCGCCGCGGCGGCGCCGTGACGTTCGGCATCCGTCCCGAAGATCTTTCGCTGCGCGCCGACGGCCTGGCTGGACGGCTGCCGGCGGTGCTCGAGGTTCGCGAGCCGCTCGGCAATGAAGTGCTGCTCTACTGGTCGACCTCCGCGGGACCGGTGGTGTCGCGGCTCGCGGGTGAGTCGGGTCCTGCGGTCGGCACACGACTGGCACTCGGGTTCGCG
This portion of the Candidatus Eisenbacteria bacterium genome encodes:
- the ugpC gene encoding sn-glycerol-3-phosphate ABC transporter ATP-binding protein UgpC, with the translated sequence MAGLELDAVSKVYANGQRAVDRVSLAVEAGRFLVLVGPSGCGKSSLLRMIAGLEAVSEGAIRFEDRVLNELPPRERDVAMVFQNYALYPHMSVFQNLAFGLELRRMPRADIERIVRETASTLGLEAKLPRLPRELSGGERQRVALGRALVRRPKLFLFDEPLSNLDAKLRVQMRGEIHRIHQRVEATMVYVTHDQVEAMTLGERIAVLKGGVLQQLADPDTLYHRPANQFVAGFIGSPPMNLLAARCDAESGVTIGESATNEAGRVTLSPAPEWFAQRRGGAVTFGIRPEDLSLRADGLAGRLPAVLEVREPLGNEVLLYWSTSAGPVVSRLAGESGPAVGTRLALGFAADKARWFDPASEAALG